GGATTTTGGCGGATCGGTATGCGGTGACGGGAGAGATTGCCACATTGGAGAATGCTTCTGGCTTGGCGGATTTTCTTATTTCCTGCCAGAGCCGGGACGGGGTCTTCCGATCGGGGAAAACCCATTACACCTCGGTCATTTATCCGGCCAAGTCAATCATGGAGGTGATGGTTCATGAAAAGAAGCTGGGCATGACCGATCCTGTCTGGAAAAGCCGTTATGAACGCCACCTCGCTTCCGTCCGGGCGGCGTTGGATGATTTGGAGCTTCGGGGGGACAACATAGACACGGAGGGGCAGTTGACGTTTGAGGACGGAATGGTTTCCTGCTCCGTGGCCCAGCTTGGCATGGCTGCCCTGAAAGAGACGGATGAAGGCCGCCGCGCCCGTTACGTGAAGCGTGCCAGGGAATTGCACCGGAAGCACTCCTGCCTTTCTGCACTGCTGGTGCCGGATTGCCGGATGAATGGCGCCACGCTGCGGTTCTGGGAATTCCAGTATACGGTGAATTTGATGACGAATGCCCTGAATTCTCCCTGCGGATGGTCCGCATGGGATGGGTATGGAAGCTGGTACCTGTATCTGCTGACGGGAGAGTATGAGTACTTGAGGCAGGCATTTAATACGCTGGGATGCTGTTTGCAGCTTTTGGATGAAAAAACGGGAGAACTGCGTTTCGGATTCATGGTTGATCCGTATATTGATGCCTGCCAGTTTGTGGAATGGCCTTCCGGCAGCGGACGCCCGGTTCCTCAGCGCGTGGTGATGGGAGAGCAGTATGTCAGCCAGTCTTCGGATTGGCACAAGGAGCCTAATGCAACATGGCGGCAGAAATGGGGGATTGATAATTTTGCCCATGAAGGATTCAAGTTGATGGCTGAGATGGCCTTGCAGAATGCGTATATTGTGGAAAGGCCCGATGGTTCCGTTCTAGGTATCAACTGCGTCGTGAAGCAGGAAGGGCGCCGGTTGATTGTATCAAGCGCGGAATCCCTTGTTTGCCGGCTGCATGTCAATTTGCGTAATATATGGGATATTGAATCTTCCCTGATGGGAGGGAAGTATTTCCGTTCTGTTTCAGGAATGAAATGGCTTGGCGGCATACCGGAAGAACTGGAGCCATTTTAACGCATTGCCGTCATGGCTGGCCGATGTTAAATTAATTGGAATATTGATTTTTTTGTTGGCGGGATTTGATGAAAGATGCAGGCAGGAAGACGTGTACCGTTACACATGATAGTTAATGTCTCTACTGCTTGTTCCATTGCCGGAATGGGAGTTGCATCTATTGTCTGTGCCGCTCCGGCGGAGATATCGCCGATTGCTGCTGCGGAAGGAGTGGTGGAGCGTATGACTCCACGTGCCAAAGGGTCCGTGTTTTTCAAGTTGAACCGGAATATGGGTGCAAAGGTTTCCATCTCAGGAGTTCCGGGCGGCATCCGGGTGGAGGCGTCCGATGTCCGCCGCCTGGTGGCGGGGTATGGGTGGTATTTGAAGAATATTGCCAAGGTGCATTTTTCCTGGAATGGAGACCGTCTGGAGCTTCCCTCTCCGTTGCCCGCTCCGTCCAGTCCCGTCACGATTGAATCTCCGTGGAATACCGTTTTTGCGTATAATTATTGCACTTTGTCCTATACGGCAGCTTTCTGGGATTGGAAAAGATGGCAGCGCGAGATTGATTTCCTGGCCCTGAGCGGGTTTACGCACGCGCTGGTAACGGCAGGCCTGGAGAAAACCTGGGAGGATTTTCTCATCGGCCTGGGGTATCCCCGGGAAAAGGCTCTCCGCTTCATCCCCAATCCAGCCTTTGCCGCCTGGTGGAACATGGGCAACCTGGAAGGGCACGGAGGACCGTTGACCCAGCAGCAGATTGACAGGATGGCGCAGCTGGGAAGGAACATCGTGTCCCGCATGGAACAGCTGGGCATGACGCCCGTGCTTCAGGGGTATGTGGGGTTTGTTCCTGCGGATTTTGCGGAGAACGTGCAGATGAAAGGCCTGAAACTTATTCCGCAGGGGGAATGGGTCAATTTCAAGAGGCCATGGGTGGTGGACCCCACTTGCGAGGCTTTTCCAAAGCTGGCAGCAGACTGGTACAAGGCTCTCCGCAAGGTATACGGTATTTCCGGAAAGATGTTCGGGGGGGATTTGTTTCATGAGGGCGGCAGCAAGGAGAACATTGACGTAACGCGCGCGGCGCAGGCGGTGCAGGGCGCCATGCAGAAGGCGTCACCGGGTTCTTCCTGGGTGATTCAGGCGTGGGGAGGCAATCCTTCCCGCGAGCTGCTGGCCGGAACAGACCCAAAGCATGCCCTCGTATTGCAGCTTACCAAGGATATGGCTGACGGCGGAAAGAATTTAAGGACCTTTGACGGCATCCCCTGGGTCTGGTGTGAGCTGGCCAACTTCGGCGGCAATACGGGGCTGTACGGAGGGGTTCCCCTTCTGTCCCGGCTTGGAAGTGACTTGGCCGGATACAGGGACAAGGGTTTGACGGGAATGGGCACCTTGTCCGAAGGACTGGAGACGAATCCCCTTCATTACGCCCTGTTTTGTGACCGCTTATGGACGCAAGAGGATATTCCTGTCCGGGACTGGCTCGGGAAGTATGCCCGCCAGCGTTACGGAGCCGCTCCGGAAGCGGTTGTACAGGCTTTGGAAGTCCTGTCTTCCTCCATTTACAATCCCGCCCGGTCCCAGGAGGGGTGTACGGAGTCCATTGTCTGCGCCCGCCCGTCCTGGGACGTCCGCAAGGCCTCCACGTGGTCCAGCGGGGAGAGGTATTACCATCTGGGCGACATTGTTAAAGCGGCCCGCGGTTACTTGAAGGCGGCTAACGACCAGCCGTCCCTGGTGAAGGAGGAGACCTTCCGCTATGATTTGGTGGATGTTGTCCGCCAGGCGCTTGCAGATGCCGCTTTTTACCAGCTCCAGCGGGTCAGGAGCGCTTTTGATTCCGGGGATGCGGCTGCATACAGGAAGCAGGTGAAATTGTTCCTGGCCCTGGTTTCGGATATGGACGCCCTCCTGGCGACGGACAGGCAGTTCCTGCTGGGAACCTGGCAGAAGAAGGCGCTGGATTGGGGAGGCACCCGGCAGGAGAAGGCCTTGATGGACAAGTCCGCCAAAATGCTTATTACCACATGGATTGACCAGGCTCCCCGGGCGCTGAATGATTATTCCAACCGACAATGGGCCGGGCTTGTTTCCGATTTTTATTTGCCCCGCTGGAAGAATTTTTTTGAATCCCAGCTGGATGTGCTGACTGGAAAGAAGGACCGTGCCGCCGCCCATGCCGCTTTCATGGATAAAACGGTCCGTGAGGAGCTGGCTTTTGCGGGAAATGGAAAGGTGTATCCTACCAGGCCGGCCGGGGATACGTTGACCGTCGCCAATCGCGTGATGGGCGCCCACCGGGAAATGCTGGATGCCCTGAGCGCGGAAGAAAGGCATTCCGCGGGAACGCCGTGGGATCTCCAGCAGGGTTCTCCGCTGCAATTTAACGTGACGGAACAGGTGACCGGGCCGGGTACGTACACCGCTACCTTCCAGTGGAAGAACGGCCCCAGCGCCCTGAAAATTCATTCCGTCAAGCTATATGAGGGGAGCAGGGAGGTGGCCGCGGATACCCATGAAGGCTGGACCGGCGTGGAGAATAAGGATAATGCCTACAGGCTCGATTTAAAGAAGTACCGCACCAACCTTGATTCCTATACCTTGAAGGCGGAGGTAAGCGGCGTTTCCGAAGGAGCTTCCAAAGGGGAAATGACGTTGAAGAAGGAAGCCCGTTGACATGCCGCCGGGCCAGGTCCGGACCTTCGGAATATCCTTTTCCGCAGGCCCGGCGCCCGGTCACGGATTCAGCGTGCCGCCTGGTAAATGCTGAACATCAGGATGGCCATGCCCGTCAGGGCCGCGCCGGCAATGATGCCGGAAGCGGTGGGGATTTTGTATTCCCTGGATTTGGCGCGGAAGAAGCGGTCCGCAGCCCAGCCGAGCACGGCCCCGGCAAAGAAGAGGAAGGAGTCATTCCACTGGATGGCCCACGCCAGCCCGAAGCCGATGGGAGTGGGGAGCCATTTTCCTGCGGCGGGAAGGTAGCGGGGGACAAGCACCAGAATGAGGCCGAGGATGCCGCCCGCGATGATGGAGAGAACCTTGATGCTGTGCAGGTGGCTGAAGCCCATGCCCAGCGCTTCCGCCGTGGCCGCCCATGTTCTGGCCCCCGGCGCATTGAAGGCCTGGAGGGCATCCACGTCCGGGACCATGGAGCGGAAGGCGAGCACGGAGACGAGGGTTCCCAGGAAGATTCCGGAGAACTGGGCGATGAATTGCTTGCGGGGATTGGCTCCCAGCAGGTAGCCCACCTTGAGGTCCACGAGCAGGTCTGCCGAGGAAC
This DNA window, taken from Akkermansia muciniphila, encodes the following:
- a CDS encoding alpha-N-acetylglucosaminidase, coding for MGVASIVCAAPAEISPIAAAEGVVERMTPRAKGSVFFKLNRNMGAKVSISGVPGGIRVEASDVRRLVAGYGWYLKNIAKVHFSWNGDRLELPSPLPAPSSPVTIESPWNTVFAYNYCTLSYTAAFWDWKRWQREIDFLALSGFTHALVTAGLEKTWEDFLIGLGYPREKALRFIPNPAFAAWWNMGNLEGHGGPLTQQQIDRMAQLGRNIVSRMEQLGMTPVLQGYVGFVPADFAENVQMKGLKLIPQGEWVNFKRPWVVDPTCEAFPKLAADWYKALRKVYGISGKMFGGDLFHEGGSKENIDVTRAAQAVQGAMQKASPGSSWVIQAWGGNPSRELLAGTDPKHALVLQLTKDMADGGKNLRTFDGIPWVWCELANFGGNTGLYGGVPLLSRLGSDLAGYRDKGLTGMGTLSEGLETNPLHYALFCDRLWTQEDIPVRDWLGKYARQRYGAAPEAVVQALEVLSSSIYNPARSQEGCTESIVCARPSWDVRKASTWSSGERYYHLGDIVKAARGYLKAANDQPSLVKEETFRYDLVDVVRQALADAAFYQLQRVRSAFDSGDAAAYRKQVKLFLALVSDMDALLATDRQFLLGTWQKKALDWGGTRQEKALMDKSAKMLITTWIDQAPRALNDYSNRQWAGLVSDFYLPRWKNFFESQLDVLTGKKDRAAAHAAFMDKTVREELAFAGNGKVYPTRPAGDTLTVANRVMGAHREMLDALSAEERHSAGTPWDLQQGSPLQFNVTEQVTGPGTYTATFQWKNGPSALKIHSVKLYEGSREVAADTHEGWTGVENKDNAYRLDLKKYRTNLDSYTLKAEVSGVSEGASKGEMTLKKEAR